The following proteins come from a genomic window of Candidatus Bipolaricaulis sibiricus:
- a CDS encoding Ribonuclease III, protein MSNPLRTVLAQLGLDLPDGLLRTALTHDSYANEHGGDDNERLEFLGDAVLDLAVADISFHLYPDQDEGELSKLRAVAVSRPVLAEVAAELGLGNLLLVGKGADEGGARTRPSVLASALEAVFGAVFLRHGYAPARTLADTLLGPRISAGASVHAPDYKSLLQELGQARFGALPQYEVIAAEGPEHKKVFAVRASLPAGEAIGRGRSKKEAEQAAAKRLYVRLSTEAAD, encoded by the coding sequence ATGAGCAACCCCCTGCGCACCGTCCTCGCCCAGCTCGGTCTGGACCTGCCGGATGGCCTCCTGCGCACCGCCCTCACCCACGACTCGTACGCCAACGAGCACGGGGGTGACGATAACGAGCGCCTGGAGTTCCTCGGCGACGCGGTCCTCGATCTGGCCGTAGCCGACATTTCGTTCCACCTCTATCCGGACCAGGATGAGGGGGAGCTCTCCAAGTTGAGGGCGGTAGCCGTGTCGCGGCCTGTGCTGGCCGAGGTCGCAGCCGAGCTAGGTCTGGGAAATCTGCTCCTGGTGGGGAAAGGGGCGGACGAGGGTGGCGCCCGAACCCGCCCTTCTGTTCTCGCGTCCGCTCTGGAAGCGGTCTTCGGCGCAGTCTTCCTGCGCCATGGCTATGCCCCCGCCCGCACCCTCGCCGACACCTTGCTGGGCCCTCGGATCTCAGCTGGAGCAAGTGTTCACGCACCCGACTACAAGTCGCTTCTTCAGGAGCTGGGTCAGGCCCGATTCGGGGCCCTCCCGCAGTACGAAGTCATCGCTGCCGAGGGTCCGGAGCACAAGAAGGTGTTCGCAGTCCGGGCGTCACTTCCCGCGGGTGAGGCCATCGGGCGCGGCCGGTCGAAGAAGGAGGCCGAACAGGCTGCGGCGAAGCGCCTCTACGTTCGCCTGTCAACTGAGGCCGCGGACTGA
- a CDS encoding Hydrolase, HAD subfamily IIIA — protein sequence MKWVEPHHVARSVHDVDYATLAKQGIRSILFDLENTLCRWRVWELDERAWGLLRHLQDLGLRVAILTNAPLSPQHPLAAELATRGITVVSSARKPLRYGFKKALQQLHVAPHEAAIVGDQMLTDVLGGRRVGLVTVLVSPLDRNESWPTRINRQIERLLGRPR from the coding sequence GTGAAGTGGGTCGAACCGCACCACGTGGCGAGATCGGTCCACGACGTGGACTACGCCACCCTCGCGAAGCAGGGAATTCGGAGCATCCTCTTCGACCTTGAGAACACCCTCTGCCGATGGCGCGTGTGGGAGTTGGACGAGCGCGCGTGGGGGTTGCTCCGTCACCTGCAGGACTTGGGGCTCCGCGTGGCCATCCTCACGAACGCCCCCTTGTCCCCGCAGCACCCCCTCGCCGCGGAGTTGGCCACGAGGGGGATCACGGTCGTGAGCTCCGCCCGCAAGCCGTTGCGGTACGGGTTCAAGAAGGCGCTACAGCAGCTCCACGTAGCCCCCCACGAGGCGGCGATCGTGGGTGACCAGATGCTCACCGACGTGCTCGGCGGGCGGCGAGTGGGTCTTGTCACGGTGCTCGTGAGCCCACTCGATCGGAACGAGTCCTGGCCGACCCGGATCAACCGCCAGATCGAACGCCTGCTGGGCCGCCCACGATGA
- a CDS encoding Nucleoside triphosphate pyrophosphohydrolase MazG: MSERPALRDPLAALDDLLAVIARLRGPTGCPWDRAQTHRSLVPYLLEEAYEAAEAITDGTVAEMQDELGDVLLQVLLHAQIEAEAGRFGIGEVADTLREKLVRRHPHVFGEGQADSVEAVRKRWEELKEHEPRPTRARTRPALVRAAKFVELREAAGRPIEVRAPLAAPDGTADPERTVAEILVEAVALARRLGCDPELALQRFVAEQERNG, from the coding sequence ATGAGCGAGCGGCCCGCCCTGCGCGATCCACTGGCAGCGCTGGACGACCTCCTCGCCGTGATCGCCCGTCTGCGTGGCCCCACAGGGTGCCCCTGGGACCGCGCGCAGACCCACCGCTCGCTCGTCCCGTACCTCCTCGAAGAGGCCTACGAAGCGGCGGAGGCGATCACGGACGGGACCGTGGCCGAGATGCAGGACGAGCTGGGGGATGTTCTCCTCCAGGTCCTCCTCCACGCCCAGATCGAAGCTGAGGCTGGACGGTTCGGGATTGGGGAGGTCGCCGACACTCTTCGTGAGAAGCTCGTCCGCCGCCATCCCCACGTGTTCGGAGAAGGCCAGGCAGACTCCGTCGAGGCCGTCCGGAAGCGGTGGGAGGAACTCAAGGAGCACGAACCGCGCCCCACCAGAGCGCGAACGCGGCCTGCCCTGGTCCGGGCAGCGAAGTTCGTCGAGCTTCGCGAGGCGGCGGGCCGGCCAATCGAGGTCCGGGCTCCGTTGGCCGCTCCGGACGGCACGGCGGACCCCGAGAGGACCGTGGCGGAGATCCTGGTCGAGGCTGTCGCGCTTGCTCGACGGCTGGGATGCGACCCCGAACTCGCGCTGCAGCGTTTCGTCGCCGAACAGGAGCGCAATGGCTAG